In Sparus aurata chromosome 3, fSpaAur1.1, whole genome shotgun sequence, the following are encoded in one genomic region:
- the cd164l2 gene encoding CD164 sialomucin-like 2 protein: MQQLVLKVLCSTLLLVAVVPSVYSQSDCSQADSCDLCVGDSMLNLTGCVWRLCPNGNDTGTCVTDEGNSADNSMNCSWTRVSDLCTVVETVVEGGGDGDSGDGSNTSSPPQFSQAKFDMSSFIGGIILVLCVQAGGLLAMRFLKSKEQSSYDPIEQPQ, from the exons ATGCAGCAGCTGGTACTGAAGGTCCTCTGCTCAACACTGCTGCTTGTTGCAGTGGTGCCCTCTGTGTACTCGCAGTCAG ATTGTTCTCAAGCCGACTCATGTGACCTATGTGTTGGGGACTCCATGCTCAACCTGACTGGCTGTGTCTGGAGGCTCTGTCCAAATG GTAATGACACAGGCACGTGTGTGACTGACGAAGGCAACTCAGCAGACAACTCCATGAACTGTAGCTGGACCAGAGTGTCCGACCTGTGCACAG TTGTTGAGACTGTAGttgaaggaggaggggatggtGACTCAG GTGATGGAAGCAACACCAGCTCACCCCCACAGTTCTCCCAGGCCAAGTTTGACATGTCCAGTTTCATCGGAGGAATCATACTGGTGCTGTGCGTGCAGGCAGGCGGTCTCCTTGCCATGCGCTTCCTCAAATCCAAAGAGCAGAGCAGCTATGACCCcat AGAGCAGCCACAGTGA